One Ranitomeya variabilis isolate aRanVar5 chromosome 5, aRanVar5.hap1, whole genome shotgun sequence DNA window includes the following coding sequences:
- the CANX gene encoding calnexin: MDLKWLFCLTFLLLGVVLIKAHDGHHHGHHHGHHHHDHHHHDHDHDHDHDDGLDIEDDIDDLLDDAEDPTPETSASPPAPKVTYKAPVPNGDVYVAESFDKGTLEGWVLSKAKKDDTDDEIAKYDGKWEVSEMKETKLPGDKGLVLASRAKHHAIAIKLKKPFVFDKKPLIVQYEVNFQSGIECGGAYVKLLSKTSDHSLDQFQDKTPYTIMFGPDKCGEDYKLHFIFRHKNPKTGEYEEKHAKKPDADLKSFFTDKKTHLYTLVLNPDNSFEILVDQNVVNSGNLLNDVNPPVNPPSEIEDPDDRKPEDWDEKPKIPDPDAVKPDDWDEDAPAKIPDENAVKPEGWLDDEPEYIADPDAEKPEDWDEDMDGEWEAPQVSNPKCASAPGCGAWQRPTIDNPNYKGKWKAPMIDNPNYQGIWKPRKISNPDFFEDLEPFRMTPFFAMGLELWSMTSDIFFDNFIICSDRVVADEWGNAGWGLKKAADGAAEPSVVEKMMSAAEERPWLWIVYILTVALPVFLVILFCCSGKKQTSDASHKKTDAPQPDVKEEEEVEEEEKEANKEGEDEAAEEQEEEQTPEEVEVDAGHGSNEEEEVEEDDEQENEDKPQEDDMRRSPRNRKPRRD; this comes from the exons atGGATCTGAAGTGGCTTTTTTGCCTGACCTTCCTGCTTCTTGGTGTCGTGCTGATAAAGGCCCATGATGGACATCACCATGGacaccaccatggtcaccaccaccatgaccaccaccaccatgaccacGATCATGATCATGACCACGACGATGGACTTGATATAGAAGATGACATCGATGATCTCCTTGATGATGCCGAAGATCCAACACCAGAAACCAGCGCTTCACCCCCTGCTCCTAAG gtTACTTACAAAGCGCCCGTCCCAAATGGTGATGTCTATGTCGCGGAGTCATTTGACAAGGGAACATTGGAGGG GTGGGTTCTGTCCAAGGCGAAGAAGGATGACACAGATGATGAGATTGCCAAATATGATG GCAAGTGGGAAGTGTCTGAGATGAAGGAGACGAAGCTCCCCGGGGACAAAGGACTAGTGCTCGCATCACGCGCCAAACATCATGCAATTGCCATCAAGCTTAAAAAGCCATTCGTCTTCGATAAGAAGCCTCTGATTGTGCA GTATGAAGTGAATTTTCAGAGTGGAATAGAGTGTGGAGGAGCCTATGTAAAACTGCTGTCCAAGACCTCCGATCACAGCCTT GATCAGTTCCAGGATAAGACGCCTTACACCATAATGTTTGGTCCCGACAAGTGCGGCGAAGATTATAAGCTGCACTTTATCTTCCGTCACAAAAACCCCAAGACTGGAGAGTATGAAGAGAAGCATGCGAAGAAGCCAGACGCTGACCTGAAGTCCTTCTTCACAGATAAGAAGACGCATCTTTACACCTTAG TTTTGAATCCAGACAACTCTTTTGAAATCCTGGTGGACCAAAATGTTGTAAACAGCGGCAACCTACTCAATGATGTGAATCCCCCCGTCAACCCACCCAGTGAAATTGAGGATCCTGATGACCGGAAACCTGAAGATTGGGATGAGAAACCAAAAATACCTGATCCTGATGCTGTGAAGCCTGATGACTG GGATGAAGATGCTCCAGCGAAGATCCCTGATGAAAATGCAGTGAAACCAGAAGGCTGGCTGGATGATGAGCCCGAGTACATTGCTGACCCCGATGCGGAGAAGCCTGAAGACTG GGATGAAGATATGGATGGAGAATGGGAAGCACCACAGGTATCAAACCCCAAATGTGCATCTGCCCCTGGTTGTGGAGCCTGGCAGAGGCCAACAATTGACAACCCCAACTACAAAGGAAAATGGAAGGCACCTATGATTGATAACCCCAATTACCAG GGCATCTGGAAACCACGCAAAATCTCCAATCCTGATTTCTTTGAGGACCTTGAACCATTCAGGATGACTCCATTCTTCGCTATGGGTCTGGAATTGTGGTCCATGACTTCTGATATTTTCTTTGACAACTTTATTATCTGCTCCGATCGGGTTGTGGCTGATGAATGGGGAAATGCTGGATGGGGTCTGAAGAAAGCTGCCGATGGTGCTGCAGAG CCCAGCGTGGTTGAGAAAATGATGTCTGCAGCTGAGGAACGACCATGGCTCTGGATAGTCTACATTCTGACTGTGGCCCTGCCAGTCTTCCTGGTGATTCTGTTCTGCTGCTCGGGCAAG AAGCAGACATCGGATGCAAGCCACAAAAAGACTGATGCTCCACAGCCTGATgtaaaggaagaggaggaggtggaagaagaGGAAAAAGAAGCCAACAAGGAGGGTGAAGATGAAGCTGCAGAGGAGCAAGAGGAGGAGCAGA cacctgAAGAAGTTGAGGTAGATGCTGGACATGGAAGTAATgaagaagaggaggtggaggaagatgatGAGCAAGAGAACGAAGACAAACCTCAG